The genomic segment GGGCCTGCGCAAGTTCGACACCCGAATGTTCGGCAGGGCGCTTCTAGCGAAGCACTTCGTTTGATTTTTTCGGCGGGCCCGAACGCGACAGATTCTTCATGCGGCAGACATACCTCGTCGTTCGAACGTTGTCGGTGCTGGGAATCGCGACGACCCTCGCCGCCTGTTCGGGTTTCGGATATTCCGGGATAACGCCACGCGTGGCGATCCCCGATGTGCAAACGCGCCTGGAGCAAAGCGCTGCCGGCCCCCATGTTTTGCACGCTCACGTCTATGTTGCCAACGTTGGTTCCAACAATATCTCCGCCTACACTATCAACGCGACAAGCGGTGCGCTGACCAAAGTGGCGGGGTCGCCATTTGGTGCGGGCACCGCCCCCCTTAGTGTGGCGGTCGATCCTAAGGGCACGTTCGCTTACGTGGCCAACGATAGTTCCAACAATGTTTCCGCCTATACCATCAACGCGACCAGCGGTAAGCTCACGCCGGTGGCGGGATCGCCGTTTGCGGCCGGCCTCTTACCTTCTGGCGTGGCAGTCGATCCCAACGGGAAGTACGCCTATGTGACCAACAGTGCCGACAACGGCGGCGGAAACAGCGTTTGGGGCTATACCATCAACGCGTCTAGCGGCGCGCTGACACCGGTATCGGGTTCGCCGTGGGGTACGGACCAAGAGCCTTATGCTGTGGCGATCGATCCTAAGGGCAAGTTCGTTTTTGTTCCCAACTTTATCTCCGGCGATGTTTCCGCCTACATCATCAACGCGGCCACCGGCGGGCTGTTTTTCGTGGCAGGGTCGCCGTTCAAATCGGGCGGCGATCCCACCGCCGTGGCAGTCGAGCCTAAGAACAAATTTGTCTATGTGGCGAACTTCGGATCCAATAATGTCTCCGCCTATTCTCTCAACGCGACCAGCGGTAAGCTAACGCCCGTGGCTGGCTCGCCGTTTGGGGCGGGCAGCAATCCCTACGGCGTGGCAATCACTTCTACGCGCAAATTCGCCTATGTGGCAAACTACGGTTCCAACAATGTTTCCGCCTACTCTCTCAACGCGACCAGCGGTAAGCTCACGCCGGTGGCGGGGTCCCCGTTCGGGGCTGGCAGCCAGCCCATTGGCGTGGCAGTCGATAGTACGGGCAAGTTCGTCTACGTGGCCAATCATGGCTCCGCCAACATTTCCGCTTACCGCATCAACGCGACCAGCGGTAAACTAACGCCGGTGGTCGGGTCACCGTTTGCAGCGGGCACCAGTCCGTATGGCCTAGCCGTGACGCTCCCGCAATGATAGTCGCATATTGCACTTTGTCAAACAGATGTGGACTTGCCTAGTCTCGAACTCAGGTTTCAGCAAGCATATTAGGGGACCGATACGCGTATACCGAAGGGTTCGAAAGCGACGTCGGGCTTTTCGACTAGGTGAACATGGTGAGACCAACAGCGGACAACGGTGGCCTAGCGATGCTGCAAGAGCTTTCTCAATGGGACCTATCGCAACCGGCCGCAATAGAGCCGTATTACTTCAAGTATGAGGTCACGGCTGAAGCCGTGCCCCTTCTCGAACGTTTGTTATCGTCGCCGATTCGAAGCAACAGACATCACGCGTTGATTGCGCTCGTCCGATACACAACTGCCGTGGGATACGCGCTGGACGCGCTCCTGCTGCATATGCATGGCGTATTCGATGGTTCGTCTACCGATGACATCGTCGGCGCAAACATCTTGTACCTATTGGCCGCCCGGGGAGATCGAGATGCGCGCAAGATACTGCTCGCGCTTATACATGATCAGGGCTGGGTCGATGCGTACCTTGATGGATTCTTGCTCTTCAAAGCTCAGCACCTCGGTGCGTCCACATTGGAGGAACTCTTCGACGCCATGTTAGCGGAGTCAGCAGCGACATGGCCCCTCGTTCGCGGCCCGAACAACCCAAACTCCGACGCTGTTTAGGTTCGGGAGAGGCGATGCATGACACGATCAACTGGACCTACTACAATAGGGTTGCGCCGCCTTGAGTTGATCTGATGGTCTGACCCACGAGGTTACTTTGCGACGTACAGCTTTCTTTCGATTTCCGCTTTACCTAGCTTCATTCGTGTTTGTTTTTTTGCGCGGTTCTTAACGTAATTTGCTTCCGTAGCAGACTCCTACTGGCGTTGGATTTGTGATGTCAAACTGGGTTCCACATTGAGCGGGTAGTCTTTTCGAGGCGGGTGACGGCTTTTCCACGCGTCTTGGGGGACGACAGTCATCGCTGGCGAATCAGGCTTCCCTTCACATGACCGAGGTTGTAATGCGTCACCGATTAATGAATGTGGTCATTCTTAACGTGATACTTGTGTTCGCAGGCAGCGCGTCTGTGATTGCCGGACAAGCGTCAGTGGAAACGCGGGTGAGGTTGTCAGAAACCGTCGCGAGCTACATCCACGACTACCCAAAATCGAATGGATTCCAGACAAACCTTGTGGAGATCGGCGCGGCCGCGACCGACGGCCAATTCGCACTAGCAGACTGGCGATCCGTAGATGGTAAGCCGCATGGTCAAGTGGCCTTTTATTACCTCTGTGATCATTGGAACCTTGGAAAAATAAGTATGGGATCGCCGCTTTCAGTGCAGGATCTGGTCGGCGTGGGTTTTTCCGCCGTTCCACGTGCCGTAGCGTCAAAGCTCGTCAGCGATCTAAGGGCCCTGGAAGTAGAACACATCGCATATCTCAAGCCCGCCAAAGCAACTGGAAGCTGCTGATTATCATGGACCATTGAATCGGGGATCGCTCGGATTCGTAGACACGGTCGCGGAATGACCATACACCTGGCGAGAAGCAAACAAATCGGTTTTTCGCGTTACCGTAAGACGCCGCAAAATCGAGGAAAGTACCGATACGACAGGGACGACGCGATTGAGGGATCTTGTCGTCCTTCGCGTTACATCGCCAAACGGTGCTACTTAAGTGGTCAATTAAGTGGTCAAGTCGCCAACCTGACAGCTGGAAAATCAAGACTAGGGTTTGCGCCACCCAATCGACGACCTGCGCGAGTATGGAGCCTGCATACGCTGTATGTATTGACGCGAGCAGTTATTTCAACGCCGTTCGATAAAACGCTCTGAAGCGTAAAATGCATAACTCGCAAGGGAGAATGACTATGAGTGCGACTACACCAGAGGGCGCGAAAATCGTGGGCGTCGATATATTTGGTCCGTCGACCAATGATGGGAAGAAGCTCATCGCTTTTTATCGTGATACGCTTGGGATGACGCCTACCGCTGGCGGCGATCCCGAAGACACCGGCGCCGAGTTCGAGTTTCCCGACGGGACGACGTTTGGCGTGTATCAGCCCGAACATGCGAAGCCCGGAGGCGGGTATATGGCTCTCTTTGCCGTTCGCGACATCAATGCTGCGGTCGCGCACTTCCGCGCCAACGGTGC from the Candidatus Eremiobacteraceae bacterium genome contains:
- a CDS encoding beta-propeller fold lactonase family protein; this encodes MRQTYLVVRTLSVLGIATTLAACSGFGYSGITPRVAIPDVQTRLEQSAAGPHVLHAHVYVANVGSNNISAYTINATSGALTKVAGSPFGAGTAPLSVAVDPKGTFAYVANDSSNNVSAYTINATSGKLTPVAGSPFAAGLLPSGVAVDPNGKYAYVTNSADNGGGNSVWGYTINASSGALTPVSGSPWGTDQEPYAVAIDPKGKFVFVPNFISGDVSAYIINAATGGLFFVAGSPFKSGGDPTAVAVEPKNKFVYVANFGSNNVSAYSLNATSGKLTPVAGSPFGAGSNPYGVAITSTRKFAYVANYGSNNVSAYSLNATSGKLTPVAGSPFGAGSQPIGVAVDSTGKFVYVANHGSANISAYRINATSGKLTPVVGSPFAAGTSPYGLAVTLPQ
- a CDS encoding VOC family protein, which produces MSATTPEGAKIVGVDIFGPSTNDGKKLIAFYRDTLGMTPTAGGDPEDTGAEFEFPDGTTFGVYQPEHAKPGGGYMALFAVRDINAAVAHFRANGAQLSDVLETPVCFMSFGADPDGNGFAIHKRKHG